A part of Paenarthrobacter sp. A20 genomic DNA contains:
- a CDS encoding ABC transporter ATP-binding protein, with amino-acid sequence MSEQNQQKKRGWAAKAEAAKEAKATAEAEVATELLDDEDFVEEEYVPSEADGGMFGDVPAKKAKEFWPSAKRLMGLLKPEAVGVYIVIGLVIVSVVLNVIAPKVLGNAMDVIFGGVMGKQIPEGVSQEQFVELMRQQGQGNFADMVSKMELTNGIDFPKLTFLISIVLLMYFVANIFLWAQGWLLNRIVMRVIKKLRNDVQAKLNRLPLNYFDTRQRGDILSRVTNDVDNVQQGLQQAFSQLVSSVLTVLGITVMMFIVSWELALIALIALPLSGIVAGVIGARSQKLFAAQWKNTGALNGQIEESFSGHDLVKVFGRDADMLERFDAKNEELYKASFGAQFVSGVIFPAMNFVSYLSYVGIAVVGGLRVASGSMSLGDATAFIQYSREFTQPLGQIAGMANMLQSGVASAERVFEFLDADEEVEENGTRHLPSKTDGHVEFEHVSFSYVEDKPLIEDLSFAAEPGHTVAIVGPTGAGKTTLVNLVMRFYELNAGRITLDGVDIKDLTRSELRSKVGMVLQDAWLFGGTIYDNIKYGKLDATEEQIMEAAKATYVDRFVRALPDGYQTIIDEEGNNVSAGEKQLITIARAFVSDPSLLILDEATSSVDTRTELLLQKAMAALRTDRTSFVIAHRLSTIRDADTILVMENGKIVEQGNHTQLLALQGAYYRLYMSQFAGEEETAVDDSTAVHS; translated from the coding sequence ATGAGCGAGCAGAACCAGCAGAAGAAGCGTGGCTGGGCTGCCAAGGCAGAAGCCGCCAAGGAGGCCAAGGCAACAGCCGAGGCCGAGGTGGCAACAGAGCTGCTTGACGACGAGGACTTCGTCGAGGAGGAATACGTCCCCTCGGAAGCCGATGGCGGCATGTTCGGCGACGTCCCGGCAAAGAAGGCCAAGGAGTTCTGGCCGTCCGCCAAACGGCTTATGGGGCTGCTGAAGCCCGAGGCCGTTGGCGTGTACATCGTGATCGGGCTCGTTATCGTCTCGGTGGTCCTCAACGTGATCGCCCCCAAGGTCCTGGGCAACGCCATGGACGTCATCTTTGGTGGTGTCATGGGAAAGCAGATCCCTGAGGGGGTCTCCCAAGAGCAGTTCGTGGAACTCATGCGCCAGCAGGGCCAGGGCAACTTTGCGGACATGGTCTCCAAGATGGAGCTCACCAACGGGATCGACTTCCCCAAGCTGACGTTCCTGATTTCGATCGTGCTGCTCATGTACTTTGTGGCCAACATCTTCCTGTGGGCCCAGGGCTGGTTGCTCAACAGGATCGTCATGCGGGTCATCAAGAAGCTCCGCAACGATGTCCAGGCGAAGCTCAACAGGCTCCCGCTGAACTACTTCGACACCCGCCAGCGCGGCGACATCCTGTCCCGCGTGACCAACGACGTCGACAACGTCCAGCAAGGTCTGCAGCAGGCATTCTCCCAGTTGGTCAGCTCAGTGCTCACGGTCCTTGGCATCACGGTCATGATGTTCATCGTGTCCTGGGAGTTGGCGCTGATCGCGCTGATCGCCCTGCCGTTGTCCGGCATTGTGGCGGGTGTTATTGGTGCCCGCAGCCAGAAACTCTTCGCAGCACAGTGGAAGAACACCGGCGCATTGAACGGCCAGATCGAAGAATCGTTCTCCGGCCACGATCTTGTGAAGGTCTTCGGGCGCGATGCCGACATGCTGGAGCGTTTCGACGCCAAGAACGAGGAACTCTACAAGGCCTCCTTCGGTGCGCAGTTCGTGTCCGGTGTGATCTTCCCGGCCATGAACTTTGTTTCTTACCTGTCCTACGTCGGGATCGCCGTGGTGGGTGGCCTCCGGGTTGCCTCGGGCTCCATGAGCCTGGGCGACGCCACGGCATTCATCCAGTACTCGCGTGAGTTCACCCAGCCGCTGGGCCAGATCGCCGGTATGGCGAACATGCTCCAGTCCGGCGTGGCCTCTGCCGAGCGCGTCTTCGAGTTCCTTGATGCTGATGAAGAAGTCGAAGAGAACGGCACCCGCCACCTGCCCTCCAAGACTGACGGCCACGTTGAGTTCGAGCACGTCTCGTTCAGCTATGTGGAGGACAAGCCGCTCATTGAAGACCTGTCCTTCGCAGCGGAGCCTGGCCATACCGTTGCGATCGTAGGACCCACGGGCGCCGGCAAGACCACCTTGGTGAACCTCGTGATGCGTTTCTACGAGCTCAACGCCGGCCGGATCACTTTGGATGGGGTGGACATCAAGGACCTCACCCGTTCCGAACTGCGCTCCAAGGTGGGCATGGTGTTGCAGGATGCCTGGCTGTTCGGCGGGACCATCTACGACAACATCAAATACGGCAAGCTGGACGCCACCGAAGAGCAGATCATGGAGGCGGCCAAGGCCACCTACGTGGACCGCTTCGTACGTGCGCTCCCGGACGGATACCAGACGATCATCGACGAAGAAGGAAACAACGTCAGCGCCGGTGAAAAGCAGCTCATCACCATCGCCCGTGCCTTCGTCTCCGATCCTTCGCTCCTGATCCTGGATGAAGCCACGAGCTCCGTGGACACCCGCACCGAGTTGCTGTTGCAGAAGGCCATGGCCGCCCTCCGCACGGACCGGACGAGCTTCGTGATCGCCCACCGTCTCTCCACCATCCGCGACGCCGACACCATCCTGGTGATGGAGAACGGCAAGATCGTGGAGCAAGGCAACCACACCCAGCTGCTCGCCCTCCAAGGCGCGTACTACCGGTTGTACATGTCGCAGTTCGCAGGCGAGGAAGAGACCGCTGTGGATGATTCGACGGCGGTGCACAGCTGA
- a CDS encoding glycoside hydrolase domain-containing protein, with translation MSPPTTSQNSRKTGHPEVACGIGTWDKLLYGNHRFVVEALQGESTGGAHAHRVVLPWRRQDQDPASVDVIVVSEESGTRVRNVIVEEATRASGTLLFEAIDGPGIYFVYYLPYAMLGKPHYPQAQYLPGRPAAEPAWAAAVVRSPWTPAAQVEPSQARVLRYEAASERDSFAPMNFTARADELEDLHSSHAGEAFLVFPEDRLNPVSMRDDLPAHWVIDGPSRIVHGAAQPGEDFVVQLGLYALEDVDGVDVHVASPGGGHCINTHGVDRLGNPWQRTLTVPAGKVQALYVVLPVPSESAGTTLAVAVTITATGQTAQEIGIRLDVAAEKDADPSVGAGGFGDPRFLRRLAWLDSTVAQDAELVEPFTAITLDEADRTLGILGRTLRLNASGLPEQVTSTFTAAVTSTDGPAVELFEAPVNLEIEGIDWNYSPLTFTAEGPARISWHCHWNGQHGGKAAVSVDLTGVLDADGTVGYSLQLTPVQTVEVPDVGLQLGFHEAAVPLAMGLGVPGGRRPETLDWTWDVAAKNQDALWLGGVNAGVQLALRDGSYERPLNTNFYREKPLVEPKSWANRQPGDGKGEVVRGGVRLRTAGSTVTVRAFSGARTLNTGEPLHFDFRLLLTPFKPIEPGKHLSKRYFHQPADPADIKAAGATVVNVHHATAPAPYINDPLLTGDSLRRYVAACHRHGLKAKIYNTVRELTFHSPELLPLMQLDHEIFSDGPGKGHIWLQEHAGSGYVSAWFAPNVEDIAVVTTGESRWENFYVRSLAELAKGEDGIDGIYLDDVAYDRHAMLRVRKVLERACEARGVDGPEIDLHSANQFTAHDGYASSANLYMEQLPYVDRLWLGEYFDYDTTDPDYWLVELSGIPFGLMGEMLEGGGNPWRGMVFGMTGRAPAVDNRPLWEFWAETGLEHATMHGFWDHHAPVRTSHPEVLATTWVTERGMVVALASWAGQTEHVRLIFDDEAATTSADAPAIPGFQSAASYVPGEPITLEPQRGLLLTIGY, from the coding sequence ATGTCCCCTCCAACAACCTCCCAAAACAGCAGGAAGACAGGCCATCCGGAGGTGGCATGTGGCATCGGAACGTGGGACAAACTGCTCTACGGAAACCACCGGTTTGTGGTGGAAGCGCTGCAGGGTGAAAGCACCGGAGGAGCGCACGCGCACAGGGTAGTCCTCCCTTGGCGCCGGCAGGACCAGGACCCGGCATCCGTGGATGTCATCGTCGTCTCGGAAGAGTCGGGCACCAGGGTGCGAAACGTGATCGTGGAAGAGGCCACGCGCGCATCGGGGACGCTGCTGTTCGAGGCCATCGACGGCCCCGGGATCTACTTTGTGTACTACCTGCCCTACGCCATGCTGGGGAAACCGCACTATCCGCAGGCGCAGTACCTCCCGGGTCGCCCAGCGGCAGAACCCGCGTGGGCTGCCGCCGTCGTGCGTTCTCCTTGGACGCCCGCAGCGCAAGTCGAACCGTCCCAGGCCCGTGTCCTGCGTTATGAGGCGGCCAGCGAGCGGGACTCGTTCGCGCCAATGAACTTCACCGCCCGCGCCGATGAACTGGAGGACCTCCACAGCAGCCACGCAGGCGAGGCCTTCCTGGTTTTCCCCGAGGACCGGCTGAATCCCGTTTCCATGCGTGATGACCTACCGGCTCACTGGGTGATCGATGGACCGTCGAGGATCGTCCATGGAGCTGCCCAGCCGGGGGAGGACTTCGTGGTCCAACTTGGGCTGTACGCCTTGGAAGACGTGGACGGCGTGGACGTCCACGTGGCCTCGCCAGGAGGCGGCCACTGCATCAACACCCATGGAGTGGACCGCCTGGGTAATCCGTGGCAGAGGACGCTGACTGTTCCGGCTGGGAAGGTGCAGGCACTGTATGTGGTCCTGCCGGTCCCGTCGGAGAGCGCGGGAACCACACTGGCGGTGGCCGTGACCATCACGGCCACCGGCCAAACGGCCCAAGAGATTGGCATCCGCTTGGACGTGGCAGCCGAAAAGGACGCAGACCCGTCGGTGGGGGCGGGCGGTTTCGGCGACCCCCGTTTCCTGCGGCGGCTGGCATGGCTGGACTCGACGGTGGCCCAGGATGCGGAGCTTGTGGAGCCGTTCACCGCCATCACGCTGGACGAAGCGGACAGGACATTGGGAATCCTGGGCAGGACCCTTCGGCTGAACGCGTCGGGGCTTCCGGAGCAGGTGACGTCCACCTTTACCGCAGCTGTCACCTCAACGGACGGCCCCGCCGTCGAGCTTTTTGAGGCTCCGGTGAATCTGGAGATTGAGGGGATCGACTGGAACTACTCACCGCTCACTTTCACGGCGGAAGGGCCGGCACGGATCTCGTGGCACTGCCACTGGAATGGACAACACGGCGGCAAGGCTGCCGTATCGGTGGACCTGACCGGCGTGCTCGACGCTGACGGAACAGTCGGGTACTCGCTGCAACTCACCCCGGTGCAGACTGTGGAGGTGCCCGACGTCGGCCTGCAGCTTGGGTTCCACGAGGCTGCAGTGCCGCTCGCCATGGGCTTGGGCGTCCCGGGCGGACGGCGGCCGGAAACCCTGGACTGGACGTGGGACGTGGCCGCGAAGAACCAGGATGCGCTGTGGCTCGGTGGGGTGAACGCCGGGGTTCAGCTGGCCCTTCGGGATGGGAGCTACGAACGGCCCCTCAATACCAACTTCTACCGGGAGAAGCCTCTGGTGGAGCCGAAATCGTGGGCCAACCGGCAACCCGGCGACGGGAAGGGCGAGGTGGTGCGAGGTGGGGTTAGGCTGCGGACTGCGGGAAGCACAGTGACGGTGCGCGCCTTCAGTGGCGCCCGGACCCTCAATACGGGTGAGCCATTGCACTTCGATTTCCGGCTGCTGCTGACGCCCTTCAAGCCGATCGAGCCCGGGAAACACCTGTCCAAGCGTTACTTCCACCAGCCCGCCGACCCAGCGGACATCAAGGCGGCCGGCGCCACCGTGGTCAATGTCCACCACGCCACGGCCCCGGCTCCGTACATCAACGACCCCCTGCTCACTGGTGACTCGCTGCGCAGATACGTTGCTGCGTGCCATCGGCATGGCCTGAAAGCCAAGATCTACAACACCGTCCGGGAACTCACCTTCCACAGCCCGGAGTTGCTGCCGCTGATGCAACTGGATCATGAGATCTTCAGCGACGGACCGGGCAAGGGACACATCTGGCTCCAGGAGCACGCCGGGAGCGGCTACGTGTCCGCCTGGTTCGCTCCGAACGTTGAGGACATCGCAGTGGTGACCACGGGCGAGTCCCGGTGGGAGAACTTTTACGTTCGGAGCCTGGCGGAATTGGCCAAGGGTGAGGACGGGATCGACGGTATCTACCTGGACGATGTCGCGTACGATCGGCACGCCATGCTGCGTGTCCGCAAGGTCCTTGAGCGGGCTTGCGAGGCGCGCGGTGTGGACGGCCCTGAGATCGATCTCCACTCGGCCAACCAGTTCACAGCCCACGACGGCTACGCGTCCTCAGCCAATCTGTACATGGAACAGCTGCCCTATGTGGACAGGCTATGGCTGGGGGAGTACTTCGACTACGACACCACCGATCCCGACTATTGGTTGGTTGAACTGTCCGGCATTCCCTTTGGCCTGATGGGCGAGATGCTGGAGGGCGGCGGCAACCCGTGGCGTGGCATGGTGTTCGGCATGACTGGCCGGGCGCCTGCCGTGGACAACCGGCCCCTCTGGGAGTTCTGGGCCGAAACCGGGCTGGAGCACGCGACGATGCATGGGTTCTGGGACCACCACGCACCGGTGCGGACAAGCCACCCCGAGGTCCTTGCCACCACCTGGGTGACGGAACGCGGAATGGTCGTAGCGCTGGCTTCATGGGCCGGGCAGACTGAACATGTGAGGCTGATATTCGACGACGAAGCGGCCACTACCAGCGCGGATGCCCCGGCGATCCCTGGCTTCCAATCCGCCGCGAGCTACGTGCCCGGCGAGCCCATCACCCTTGAGCCGCAGCGCGGCCTCCTCCTCACGATCGGATACTGA
- a CDS encoding ABC transporter ATP-binding protein — MLVTLIRRYSKPYLPQIVAVLIFQLASTIATLYLPSLNAKIIDEGVSRGDTDFIWQTGALMLAVALGQVLAAIVAVYFGSRVAMAIGRDLRRGVFRQVSSFSAQDVNKFGAPTLITRGTNDVQQVQMLVLMGLNFMVSTPIMCIGGIIMALREDLNLSWLVWVSVPVLVAVVGYLVVRLMPLFRSMQTKIDAINGVLREQIIGIRVVRAFVREPHEAKRFGDANEELTAVSVKIGNLFVLMFPAIGMILHLSTAAVLWFGGQRVDSGEMQVGALTAFLQYLLQILMAVMMGTFMAMMIPRASVCADRIGEVLDVEPSIHNPTSPVVPAEKKGRVEFRDVTFKYPGAEAPVLSNISFTAEPGKTLAIIGSTGAGKTTLVSLLPRLYDVASGHVLLDGVPVTDMDASEITSRVSAVPQRPYLFSGTIEHNLRFGKPDATDEELWDALETAQAKGFVEEKSSGLNRRIAQGGTNVSGGQRQRLSIARALVTKPNVYLFDDSFSALDVATDARLRKALKAKTREATVIIVAQRVSTIADADEILVLDNGRIVDRGTHDELLETSPTYQEIVESQLSVEEVA, encoded by the coding sequence ATGCTTGTCACCCTTATACGGCGCTACTCCAAGCCGTATTTGCCGCAGATTGTGGCCGTGCTGATCTTTCAGTTGGCATCCACCATCGCCACGCTCTACCTTCCCAGCCTCAACGCCAAAATCATTGATGAGGGAGTTTCCCGCGGCGACACCGATTTCATCTGGCAGACCGGTGCGCTCATGCTCGCCGTCGCCCTTGGACAGGTGCTTGCTGCCATCGTCGCCGTCTACTTCGGCTCCCGCGTGGCCATGGCCATTGGGCGGGACCTGCGCCGCGGTGTTTTCCGCCAGGTCAGCAGTTTCTCCGCCCAGGACGTCAACAAGTTCGGTGCTCCCACGCTGATTACCCGTGGAACCAATGATGTCCAGCAGGTCCAGATGCTTGTGCTGATGGGCTTGAACTTCATGGTGTCCACGCCGATCATGTGCATTGGCGGCATCATCATGGCGCTTCGCGAGGACCTCAATCTTTCCTGGCTCGTGTGGGTTTCCGTCCCGGTTCTGGTGGCGGTCGTGGGTTACCTCGTAGTCCGTCTGATGCCGCTGTTCCGTTCCATGCAGACCAAGATCGACGCCATCAACGGCGTGCTGCGCGAACAGATCATCGGTATCCGTGTAGTCCGTGCCTTCGTGCGTGAACCCCACGAGGCAAAGCGCTTCGGCGACGCCAATGAGGAACTCACTGCCGTGTCCGTGAAGATCGGCAACCTGTTCGTCCTGATGTTCCCGGCGATTGGCATGATCCTGCACCTCTCCACAGCGGCGGTGTTGTGGTTCGGTGGACAGCGCGTGGACTCGGGCGAGATGCAGGTGGGCGCGCTGACGGCGTTCCTCCAGTACCTGTTGCAGATCCTGATGGCAGTCATGATGGGCACGTTCATGGCCATGATGATTCCCCGCGCTTCTGTTTGTGCAGACCGTATTGGCGAGGTGCTCGACGTCGAGCCTTCCATTCACAACCCCACCTCACCTGTGGTGCCGGCCGAGAAGAAGGGACGCGTGGAGTTCCGCGACGTCACGTTCAAGTACCCCGGTGCCGAGGCGCCAGTGCTGAGCAACATTTCCTTCACCGCGGAGCCCGGCAAGACCCTGGCCATCATCGGCTCCACGGGTGCCGGTAAGACCACCCTGGTTTCGTTGCTGCCGCGGCTTTACGACGTCGCTTCCGGTCACGTGCTGCTCGACGGCGTCCCCGTCACCGACATGGATGCCTCCGAGATCACCAGCCGCGTGTCGGCCGTGCCGCAGAGGCCATATCTGTTCTCAGGGACCATCGAGCACAACCTGCGCTTCGGCAAGCCGGACGCCACCGACGAGGAACTGTGGGATGCGCTGGAAACCGCGCAGGCCAAGGGATTCGTCGAGGAGAAGTCCTCAGGCCTGAACCGGCGCATTGCCCAGGGCGGAACCAACGTCTCCGGTGGCCAGCGCCAGAGGCTGTCCATTGCCAGGGCCCTGGTGACGAAACCGAATGTGTACCTGTTCGACGATTCATTCTCTGCCTTGGACGTCGCGACGGACGCCCGGCTTCGAAAGGCCTTGAAGGCCAAAACCCGAGAGGCGACGGTCATCATAGTGGCCCAGCGCGTCTCCACCATCGCGGATGCGGACGAGATCCTGGTGCTGGATAACGGCCGCATCGTTGACCGCGGAACGCACGACGAACTCCTGGAGACGTCACCCACGTACCAGGAAATCGTTGAATCCCAGCTGAGCGTGGAGGAAGTGGCATGA
- a CDS encoding thioesterase family protein: protein MRWGDMDAYGHINNVQIVRMLEEARIAAFGPPRGAGLPGVEPPAALFNDVEEGTMTLVVEHKVRYVRTLEYRNIPAVVEIWVGAVKGASFDLHYVIKDPVTREDCVKATTHLAFVAEDTGRVLRLTTEQKEKLGRYQA from the coding sequence ATGCGCTGGGGTGACATGGACGCATACGGACACATCAACAATGTCCAGATCGTCCGTATGTTGGAGGAAGCCCGCATCGCAGCCTTCGGGCCACCCCGCGGCGCGGGCCTTCCCGGTGTAGAGCCTCCGGCTGCCCTGTTCAACGATGTCGAAGAGGGCACCATGACCCTCGTGGTGGAGCACAAGGTCCGGTATGTCCGGACCTTGGAGTACCGCAACATTCCTGCTGTTGTGGAGATCTGGGTGGGTGCCGTCAAAGGCGCCAGCTTCGATCTTCACTACGTCATCAAGGACCCCGTTACGCGGGAGGACTGCGTCAAAGCCACCACGCATTTGGCTTTCGTCGCCGAGGACACCGGCCGGGTGCTCAGGCTCACCACGGAACAAAAGGAAAAGCTCGGGCGCTACCAAGCCTGA
- a CDS encoding DUF5107 domain-containing protein: MADTATSNLTVTTISLTMAELGPLNPLPVVAAELDQPYTVGEGVPDDLQASARYGVVPNVYPYLMQDGYSREAAPKEVPAVVLENSKLKVTVIPSLGGRIWELFDKATGKQLLHTHDAPQLANIALRKAWFAGGLEWNIGTRGHSPTSCDPLHTAIVHTPDGKHILRMWEFERLREVVFQVDIWLPADSPVVFAAVRIRNPNDHDVPMYWWSNAAIPETDRTRVIAPADEAYGSDYTTDITRVRPTSHEGYDGTWPVNSPHAADFFFDIDPAERRWVVAADDDGDGLAMLSTGLLRGKKLFVWGQGQGGKRWQEWLSPGAGPYAEIQAGLAQTQFEHLVMPAGAQWAWVEAYGNGHLDSETSHGDDWAAAVAHAGERLEGLLPHEELEAMLPAAIADADVPPSTMLLHGSGWGVVERARRLKTGKGWVDESGTPFVDESITGEQEPWLGLLQGKAFDGAPSFVAGTDWEALLVAQDSPEATFQLATMRHARQDLEGAKELYRDVLSNGEASAGVKALAHRGLGLALLAAGQDTAGLAELRKGVESDFSNAALLTEAVTLSIRHGDPAMALELNDTAPKEGAGVGRLRFLRALALARTGNPGGAAAILREGVEIPDLREGEDALAALWQEVCPNEAVPAAYQFGMH, translated from the coding sequence GTGGCAGACACAGCAACCTCCAACCTTACCGTCACCACCATTTCCCTGACCATGGCCGAACTCGGTCCGCTCAACCCCTTGCCCGTGGTCGCCGCCGAACTCGACCAGCCCTATACCGTGGGCGAGGGCGTTCCCGACGATCTGCAGGCCTCGGCCCGCTACGGTGTGGTGCCCAACGTGTACCCGTACCTTATGCAGGATGGCTACAGCCGCGAGGCGGCACCCAAGGAAGTGCCCGCCGTCGTGCTGGAAAACAGCAAGCTCAAGGTGACGGTCATCCCGTCGCTGGGTGGCCGCATCTGGGAGCTCTTCGACAAAGCGACCGGCAAGCAGCTCCTCCACACCCACGATGCTCCGCAACTGGCAAACATCGCGCTGCGTAAGGCGTGGTTCGCGGGCGGACTGGAGTGGAACATCGGGACCCGCGGGCACTCGCCCACCAGCTGCGATCCCTTGCACACCGCCATCGTCCACACGCCCGACGGCAAGCACATCCTGCGCATGTGGGAGTTCGAACGGCTGAGGGAAGTGGTGTTCCAAGTGGACATCTGGCTCCCCGCGGACTCGCCCGTGGTGTTCGCTGCGGTGCGGATCCGGAACCCCAATGACCACGACGTTCCGATGTACTGGTGGAGCAATGCGGCCATCCCGGAGACGGACCGCACCCGCGTCATCGCCCCGGCCGATGAGGCCTACGGCAGTGACTACACCACGGACATCACCCGCGTCCGGCCCACCAGCCACGAAGGCTATGACGGCACGTGGCCGGTCAACAGCCCCCACGCGGCGGACTTTTTCTTCGACATCGACCCTGCCGAACGGCGCTGGGTTGTGGCAGCAGACGACGACGGCGACGGGCTGGCGATGCTGTCCACGGGCCTCCTGCGCGGCAAGAAGCTCTTCGTGTGGGGCCAGGGACAGGGCGGCAAACGCTGGCAGGAATGGCTGAGCCCCGGAGCTGGGCCGTATGCCGAGATCCAGGCCGGTTTGGCGCAGACGCAGTTTGAGCACCTGGTGATGCCAGCCGGCGCCCAGTGGGCATGGGTTGAGGCGTACGGTAACGGGCATCTGGATTCGGAGACCTCGCACGGTGATGATTGGGCCGCCGCGGTGGCGCACGCCGGCGAACGTTTGGAAGGGCTTCTGCCGCACGAAGAACTCGAGGCGATGCTTCCCGCAGCCATCGCCGACGCCGACGTCCCGCCGTCGACAATGTTGCTCCACGGCAGCGGCTGGGGAGTGGTGGAGCGGGCCCGGCGGCTGAAGACCGGCAAGGGCTGGGTCGACGAGAGTGGAACTCCGTTCGTGGATGAAAGCATCACGGGGGAGCAGGAACCGTGGCTTGGGCTACTGCAGGGAAAAGCGTTCGACGGCGCCCCCAGCTTCGTTGCGGGAACGGACTGGGAAGCATTGCTCGTGGCGCAGGACAGCCCTGAGGCGACCTTCCAACTGGCCACCATGCGGCACGCCCGGCAGGATCTGGAGGGTGCGAAGGAGTTGTACCGGGACGTGCTGTCCAATGGAGAGGCTTCTGCCGGTGTCAAGGCGCTCGCACACCGCGGATTGGGCTTGGCGTTGCTCGCCGCCGGACAGGACACCGCTGGACTCGCTGAACTCCGGAAGGGCGTGGAGTCTGACTTTTCAAACGCAGCTTTGCTGACAGAAGCCGTGACGCTCAGCATCCGGCACGGGGACCCGGCCATGGCGCTGGAACTGAACGACACGGCACCCAAGGAGGGTGCCGGCGTCGGACGTTTGAGGTTCCTCAGGGCGTTGGCGCTCGCAAGGACCGGAAACCCCGGTGGGGCGGCTGCGATCCTGCGCGAGGGCGTCGAGATCCCGGACCTCCGGGAGGGGGAGGATGCGCTCGCGGCGCTGTGGCAGGAAGTCTGCCCGAACGAGGCGGTGCCTGCCGCGTACCAATTCGGGATGCATTAG
- a CDS encoding copper homeostasis protein CutC, whose translation MKLEIAVVSAAGAGTAAAEGANRVELCSSLELGGITPSQGLMEASMEHVDGRLEIHPLIRPRPGDFRYSASDVDTMVHEIRHLLAQGARGVVVGALTPQGDVDIHAIRRLVDAAREANADAQLTFHRAIDQSRDPFAALDQLLDLGFTRVLTSGHEATAGAGLQTLTAMVERAGGALEIMAGGGLSLEDIPAMHAAGLSAVHLSAKKTVSTLGDGVISLGAQDGADPTAYTVTDREIVRAAKAKVNALNLAATK comes from the coding sequence ATGAAACTTGAAATTGCCGTGGTCAGTGCCGCCGGTGCAGGTACCGCCGCCGCCGAAGGCGCCAACCGCGTTGAGCTCTGCAGCAGCCTGGAACTTGGTGGCATCACGCCCAGCCAAGGACTCATGGAAGCCAGCATGGAGCACGTTGACGGCCGCTTGGAAATCCATCCCCTGATTCGCCCAAGGCCCGGCGACTTCCGGTACTCAGCGTCGGACGTGGACACCATGGTCCACGAGATCCGGCATCTTCTGGCGCAGGGAGCACGCGGGGTGGTGGTGGGGGCCCTGACTCCGCAAGGCGACGTGGACATTCACGCGATCCGGCGCCTGGTGGACGCGGCCAGGGAGGCCAACGCGGACGCCCAGCTGACCTTCCATCGCGCGATCGATCAATCCCGGGATCCGTTCGCGGCCCTGGATCAATTGCTGGATCTCGGCTTTACCAGGGTCCTTACTTCAGGCCATGAGGCCACCGCCGGGGCGGGGCTTCAGACCTTGACCGCGATGGTGGAAAGAGCCGGCGGCGCCTTGGAAATCATGGCCGGCGGGGGACTGTCCTTGGAGGACATCCCCGCGATGCATGCAGCGGGCCTCTCCGCCGTTCACTTGTCGGCCAAGAAGACTGTCTCCACGCTGGGCGATGGCGTGATCTCCCTTGGCGCCCAGGACGGTGCCGACCCCACCGCGTACACCGTCACTGACCGCGAGATTGTCCGGGCCGCCAAGGCGAAGGTCAACGCGCTGAACCTGGCCGCCACGAAGTAG